One window of Channa argus isolate prfri chromosome 4, Channa argus male v1.0, whole genome shotgun sequence genomic DNA carries:
- the igf2b gene encoding insulin-like growth factor 2b isoform X1 → METQQRYGQHSLCHTCRRTEHSRIKVKKMSSSSRSLLFALALTLYVVEVASAETLCGGELVDALQFVCEDRGFYFSRPTSRGNNRRPPNRGIVEECCFRSCDLHLLEQYCAKPAKSERDVSATSLQVIPVMNALRQEAPKKTPVTVKYSKYEVWQRKAAQRLRRGIPAILRAKKFRRQAERIKAQEQAIFHRPLISLPSKLPPVLLATDNYVNHK, encoded by the exons ATGGAGACCCAGCAAAGATACGGACAGCACTCACTTTGCCACACCTGCCGGAGAACGGAGCACAGCAGAATTAAG gTCAAAAAGATGTCTTCGTCCAGTCGTTCGCTGCTGTTTGCTCTGGCCCTGACGCTCTACGTTGTAGAAGTGGCCTCAGCAGAGACGCTGTGTGGGGGAGAGCTAGTGGATGCGCTACAGTTTGTCTGTGAAGACCGGGGATTCTATTTCAGTAG GCCAACCAGCAGGGGCAACAACCGTCGCCCTCCCAATCGTGGGATTGTTGAAGAGTGTTGTTTCCGTAGCTGTGACCTCCATTTGTTGGAACAGTACTGTGCCAAACCTGCCAAGTCTGAAAGGGATGTGTCAGCCACTTCTCTACAGGTCATACCAGTGATGAACGCACTAAGACAG GAAGCCCCGAAGAAGACCCCTGTGACCGTGAAATATTCCAAATACGAGGTGTGGCAGAGGAAGGCGGCCCAGCGGCTCCGAAGGGGGATCCCCGCCATCCTGAGGGCCAAAAAGTTTCGGAGGCAGGCCGAGAGGATCAAAGCCCAGGAGCAGGCAATCTTCCACAGGCCCCTGATCAGCTTGCCCAGCAAACTGCCACCCGTCTTGCTTGCCACGGATAACTATGTCAACCACAAATGA
- the igf2b gene encoding insulin-like growth factor 2b isoform X2 encodes METQQRYGQHSLCHTCRRTEHSRIKVKKMSSSSRSLLFALALTLYVVEVASAETLCGGELVDALQFVCEDRGFYFSRPTSRGNNRRPPNRGIVEECCFRSCDLHLLEQYCAKPAKSERDVSATSLQVIPVMNALRQEAPKKTPVTVKYSKYEVWQRKAAQRLRRGIPAILRAKKFRRQAERIKAQEQAIFHRPLISLPSKLPPVLLATDNYVNHK; translated from the exons ATGGAGACCCAGCAAAGATACGGACAGCACTCACTTTGCCACACCTGCCGGAGAACGGAGCACAGCAGAATTAAG gTCAAAAAGATGTCTTCGTCCAGTCGTTCGCTGCTGTTTGCTCTGGCCCTGACGCTCTACGTTGTAGAAGTGGCCTCAGCAGAGACGCTGTGTGGGGGAGAGCTAGTGGATGCGCTACAGTTTGTCTGTGAAGACCGGGGATTCTATTTCA GTAGGCCAACCAGCAGGGGCAACAACCGTCGCCCTCCCAATCGTGGGATTGTTGAAGAGTGTTGTTTCCGTAGCTGTGACCTCCATTTGTTGGAACAGTACTGTGCCAAACCTGCCAAGTCTGAAAGGGATGTGTCAGCCACTTCTCTACAGGTCATACCAGTGATGAACGCACTAAGACAG GAAGCCCCGAAGAAGACCCCTGTGACCGTGAAATATTCCAAATACGAGGTGTGGCAGAGGAAGGCGGCCCAGCGGCTCCGAAGGGGGATCCCCGCCATCCTGAGGGCCAAAAAGTTTCGGAGGCAGGCCGAGAGGATCAAAGCCCAGGAGCAGGCAATCTTCCACAGGCCCCTGATCAGCTTGCCCAGCAAACTGCCACCCGTCTTGCTTGCCACGGATAACTATGTCAACCACAAATGA
- the igf2b gene encoding insulin-like growth factor 2b isoform X3, with protein sequence MSSSSRSLLFALALTLYVVEVASAETLCGGELVDALQFVCEDRGFYFSRPTSRGNNRRPPNRGIVEECCFRSCDLHLLEQYCAKPAKSERDVSATSLQVIPVMNALRQEAPKKTPVTVKYSKYEVWQRKAAQRLRRGIPAILRAKKFRRQAERIKAQEQAIFHRPLISLPSKLPPVLLATDNYVNHK encoded by the exons ATGTCTTCGTCCAGTCGTTCGCTGCTGTTTGCTCTGGCCCTGACGCTCTACGTTGTAGAAGTGGCCTCAGCAGAGACGCTGTGTGGGGGAGAGCTAGTGGATGCGCTACAGTTTGTCTGTGAAGACCGGGGATTCTATTTCAGTAG GCCAACCAGCAGGGGCAACAACCGTCGCCCTCCCAATCGTGGGATTGTTGAAGAGTGTTGTTTCCGTAGCTGTGACCTCCATTTGTTGGAACAGTACTGTGCCAAACCTGCCAAGTCTGAAAGGGATGTGTCAGCCACTTCTCTACAGGTCATACCAGTGATGAACGCACTAAGACAG GAAGCCCCGAAGAAGACCCCTGTGACCGTGAAATATTCCAAATACGAGGTGTGGCAGAGGAAGGCGGCCCAGCGGCTCCGAAGGGGGATCCCCGCCATCCTGAGGGCCAAAAAGTTTCGGAGGCAGGCCGAGAGGATCAAAGCCCAGGAGCAGGCAATCTTCCACAGGCCCCTGATCAGCTTGCCCAGCAAACTGCCACCCGTCTTGCTTGCCACGGATAACTATGTCAACCACAAATGA